A genomic region of Papaver somniferum cultivar HN1 chromosome 7, ASM357369v1, whole genome shotgun sequence contains the following coding sequences:
- the LOC113296689 gene encoding zinc finger-containing ubiquitin peptidase 1-like isoform X2, with protein MAFAACPICDVIVPLTELERHANNHFEEEELAKDLKLSQQIARDMELAQQIALRPTSPRKNTDNRICSTSSFQSNFGDNSESGTSRCNSKTNDDAEISIPEKISCLVNLQLRSFYYKVEGSLMALLRRCLELERENSTCILSSYIDHFQSVESEDRGWGCGWRNIQMLSSHLLMQRQEAKEVLFGGSGFVPDIASLQRWLEIAWQRGFDIDGSNSLKNEVYGTNKWIGTTECAALFRSFGIRARIVDFGSKELESLYCGGNRGAEHVEMNSEAKRKVEQVYGPMDNFLQGRNLRRQQQQPITTGPDSQTRDSPSTSTSGYSNGFNGSAKSNKYGVKNIKGHDVLVDWVWNYFANEEFSRLDNHQRVTISKKTPLYFQHQGHSRTIVGIQRKQPQDGSKQYTLLILDPGHKTKALEWSLKQNFGWQKLIKRGVHTLKKPQYQLCYIDQGIANEKETEQMKTIDSIFFEA; from the exons ATGGCTTTCGCAGCGTGTCCTATTTGTGATGTTATAGTGCCTTTAACTGAGCTTGAAAG GCACGCAAACAATCATTTTGAGGAAGAGGAACTTGCAAAGGACTTGAAGTTGTCTCAACAAATTGCGAGGGACATGGAGTTGGCTCAACAAATTGCCCTTAGACCAACTAGTCCTCGAAAAAACACA GATAATCGGATATGTAGTACCAGTTCTTTTCAATCTAATTTTGGAGATAATTCAGAATCCGGTACCTCAAGATGTAATAGTAAGACGAATGATGATGCAGAAATATCTATTCCAGAGAAAATTTCATGTTTAGTTAATTTACAGCTTAGAAGCTTTTACTATAAAGTTGAAGGGAGTCTCATGGCTTTGTTGAGGAGATGTTTAGAATTGGAAAGAGAAAATTCGACTTGTATTTTATCAAGCTATATAGATCATTTTCAGTCTGTTGAATCAGAAGATCGAGGGTGGGGTTGTGGATGGCGTAACATTCAAATGCTATCCTCACATTTGTTAATGCAAAGGCAAGAAGCCAAGGAAGTATTGTTTGGCGGGTCAGGATTTGTTCCTGATATCGCGTCACTCCAAAGATGGCTTGAAATTGCTTGGCAGAGAGGTTTTGACATAGATGGCTCAAATTCATTGAAAAATGAAGTTTATGGCACGAACAAATGGATTGGAACAACTGAATGTGCGGCACTGTTTCGCTCTTTCGGGATTCGGGCCAGAATAGTAGATTTTGGTAGTAAGGAACTTGAATCGTTATATTGTGGTGGTAATAGAGGGGCGGAACATGTTGAGATGAATAGTGAAGCGAAAAGAAAAGTAGAGCAAGTTTATGGACCAATGGACAATTTTTTACAAGGAAGGAATCTCAGAAGGCAGCAACAACAACCTATAACTACTGGCCCCGACTCTCAAACTAGGGATAGTCCTTCTACCTCCACCAGTGGATATAGCAATGGATTTAATGGAAGCGCTAAGTCAAATAAATATGGTGTGAAGAACATCAAGGGTCACGACGTTTTGGTCGATTGGGTCTGGAACTATTTTGCCAACGAGGAGTTCAGCAGGTTGGACAATCACCAACGTGTTACTATTAGTAAAAAAAC GCCTTTATACTTTCAGCATCAGGGTCATTCGAGAACCATCGTCGGGATACAACGCAAGCAGCCACAAGATGGGTCGAAACAGTACACCCTCTTAATTTTAGACCCTGGCCAT aaaacaaaagctctgGAGTGGTCTCTTAAACAAAATTTTGGGTGGCAAAAGCTTATCAAAAGAGGGGTCCACACTCTTAAGAAGCCACAATATCAG TTGTGCTATATTGACCAAGGGATTGCAAATGAGAAAGAAACAGAACAAATGAAAACTATAGATAGCATCTTCTTTGAGGCTTA G
- the LOC113296689 gene encoding zinc finger-containing ubiquitin peptidase 1-like isoform X1 produces MAFAACPICDVIVPLTELERHANNHFEEEELAKDLKLSQQIARDMELAQQIALRPTSPRKNTDNRICSTSSFQSNFGDNSESGTSRCNSKTNDDAEISIPEKISCLVNLQLRSFYYKVEGSLMALLRRCLELERENSTCILSSYIDHFQSVESEDRGWGCGWRNIQMLSSHLLMQRQEAKEVLFGGSGFVPDIASLQRWLEIAWQRGFDIDGSNSLKNEVYGTNKWIGTTECAALFRSFGIRARIVDFGSKELESLYCGGNRGAEHVEMNSEAKRKVEQVYGPMDNFLQGRNLRRQQQQPITTGPDSQTRDSPSTSTSGYSNGFNGSAKSNKYGVKNIKGHDVLVDWVWNYFANEEFSRLDNHQRVTISKKTPLYFQHQGHSRTIVGIQRKQPQDGSKQYTLLILDPGHKTKALEWSLKQNFGWQKLIKRGVHTLKKPQYQLCYIDQGIANEKETEQMKTIDSIFFEA; encoded by the exons ATGGCTTTCGCAGCGTGTCCTATTTGTGATGTTATAGTGCCTTTAACTGAGCTTGAAAG GCACGCAAACAATCATTTTGAGGAAGAGGAACTTGCAAAGGACTTGAAGTTGTCTCAACAAATTGCGAGGGACATGGAGTTGGCTCAACAAATTGCCCTTAGACCAACTAGTCCTCGAAAAAACACA GATAATCGGATATGTAGTACCAGTTCTTTTCAATCTAATTTTGGAGATAATTCAGAATCCGGTACCTCAAGATGTAATAGTAAGACGAATGATGATGCAGAAATATCTATTCCAGAGAAAATTTCATGTTTAGTTAATTTACAGCTTAGAAGCTTTTACTATAAAGTTGAAGGGAGTCTCATGGCTTTGTTGAGGAGATGTTTAGAATTGGAAAGAGAAAATTCGACTTGTATTTTATCAAGCTATATAGATCATTTTCAGTCTGTTGAATCAGAAGATCGAGGGTGGGGTTGTGGATGGCGTAACATTCAAATGCTATCCTCACATTTGTTAATGCAAAGGCAAGAAGCCAAGGAAGTATTGTTTGGCGGGTCAGGATTTGTTCCTGATATCGCGTCACTCCAAAGATGGCTTGAAATTGCTTGGCAGAGAGGTTTTGACATAGATGGCTCAAATTCATTGAAAAATGAAGTTTATGGCACGAACAAATGGATTGGAACAACTGAATGTGCGGCACTGTTTCGCTCTTTCGGGATTCGGGCCAGAATAGTAGATTTTGGTAGTAAGGAACTTGAATCGTTATATTGTGGTGGTAATAGAGGGGCGGAACATGTTGAGATGAATAGTGAAGCGAAAAGAAAAGTAGAGCAAGTTTATGGACCAATGGACAATTTTTTACAAGGAAGGAATCTCAGAAGGCAGCAACAACAACCTATAACTACTGGCCCCGACTCTCAAACTAGGGATAGTCCTTCTACCTCCACCAGTGGATATAGCAATGGATTTAATGGAAGCGCTAAGTCAAATAAATATGGTGTGAAGAACATCAAGGGTCACGACGTTTTGGTCGATTGGGTCTGGAACTATTTTGCCAACGAGGAGTTCAGCAGGTTGGACAATCACCAACGTGTTACTATTAGTAAAAAAAC GCCTTTATACTTTCAGCATCAGGGTCATTCGAGAACCATCGTCGGGATACAACGCAAGCAGCCACAAGATGGGTCGAAACAGTACACCCTCTTAATTTTAGACCCTGGCCAT aaaacaaaagctctgGAGTGGTCTCTTAAACAAAATTTTGGGTGGCAAAAGCTTATCAAAAGAGGGGTCCACACTCTTAAGAAGCCACAATATCAG TTGTGCTATATTGACCAAGGGATTGCAAATGAGAAAGAAACAGAACAAATGAAAACTATAGATAGCATCTTCTTTGAGGCTTAG
- the LOC113296690 gene encoding putative RNA exonuclease pqe-1 isoform X1, whose amino-acid sequence MADRTLATTPSGTLARPIWMKQAEEAKLKSEAEKAAAAKAAFEATFKDVEKTAPQERGVSSDSDGEEEENDEEFSRNKPLGPIDPYKCTAAGAGIQGGAACVASTFVVVTKDSDGRKIPNGGAQLKVKVCPGVGVGGSDQEGIVKDQNDGSYTVTYVVPKRGNYMVHAECNGRPIMGSPFPVFFSAGGGSTGGLLGMQPVSNNTGSYPNMVNQTMPNMPNYSGSVSGAYSGLLGMIPGVVPGASGGVILPGVGASLGEMCRDYLNGRCLKTDCKFLHPPHNILMTALAATTSMGQLSQVPMAPSAAAMAAAQAIVAAKALEAHAAQIQAQQAHLAKDTPDSPGKAQRAAEVLKKTLQVSNLNPQITDVQLKQLFSYCGTVVDCSITDLKHLAFIEYSKPEEAIAALQLNNIDVGGRPLNVEMAKSLPQKPATLNTAMNQSSLPMVMQQAVAMQQMQFQQALLMQQTMNSQQAANRAATMKSATDMAAARAAEISKKLKADGVGVEPEEVRKSRSPTKSRPRSKSRSRSPVKYRRSRRSRSISPLPRHARDRRFRSPLRSRNHYISDRRSHRDPRDYHDRIGKWETDRSRDRYSSGSRRNKSRSRSPLKKSTKGGSASPRRRKESASPVRKERSRDRYSSASRRNKSKSRSPSKKAARGGSTSPKLRKESLSPTRSPAKESSKDGSVSPLQHEEISSPVRSSGSPPKNLSQGGSASPTPRKESLSPVRKERSRDRHSSRRHRSKSRSPTKKSSRGGSVSPKRRRESVSPPRTRKRESRATSRSPTRHRGSRASPRHTRDSNPDYKRRSRSKSAEPGSNLDSKKASSRSEKSKHSRRKHERTEDTSSRSEKSKHSRRKPESIQDASEELDLNDG is encoded by the exons ATGGCAGATCGTACTCTTGCTACTACTCCTTCTGGTACACTTGCCCGACCTATATGGATGAAACAGGCTGAAGAAGCGAAATTGAAGAGCGAAGCTGAAAAAGCCGCTGCTGCCAAAGCTGCATTCGAAGCTACATTCAAAGACGTGGAGAAAACTGCACCGCAGGAGCGTGGTGTTTCTTCGGACAgtgacggagaagaagaagagaatgatgaggAGTTTAGTAGGAACAAGCCGTTGGGACCGATTGATCCTTACAAATGTACTGCTGCTGGTGCTGGAATTCAAGGTGGAGCAGCATGTGTTGCTTCCACTTTTGTTGTCGTTACTAAAGATTCTGATGGGAGGAAAATTCCTAATGGAGGTGCTCAACTTAAAGTTAAGGTTTGCCCTGGAGTTGGTGTTGGTGGATCCGATCAGGAAGGGATTGTGAAAGATCAAAACGATGGAAGTTATACTGTTACCTATGTTGTTCCTAAACGAGGGAATTATATGGTTCATGCTGAGTGTAATGGGAGACCTATCATGGGAAGTCCATTTCCCGTGTTCTTTAGTGCTGGAGGAGGTTCTACTGGAGGGTTGTTGGGTATGCAACCTGTATCTAATAATACAGGCtcatatccaaatatggttaacCAAACTATGCCCAACATGCCAAACTATTCGGGTTCTGTTTCGGGAGCCTATTCTGGATTACTTGGGATGATTCCTGGCGTTGTTCCTGGTGCTTCTGGTGGGGTGATTTTGCCTGGTGTGGGTGCATCACTGGGTGAGATGTGTAGAGATTATTTGAATGGTCGGTGTTTGAAAACAGATTGCAAGTTTCTGCATCCACCACATAATATATTGATGACTGCGTTGGCTGCAACAACTAGTATGGGACAGTTAAGTCAGGTTCCAATGGCACCCTCTGCAGCCGCGATGGCTGCTGCTCAAGCTATTGTTGCTGCAAAGGCACTTGAAGCTCATGCTGCTCAAATTCAGGCACAGCAAGCTCACTTGGCGAAAGACACTCCTG ATTCACCAGGCAAAGCGCAAAGGGCAGCTGAGGTGCTGAAGAAAACCTTACAAGTCAGTAACCTAAACCCGCAGATAACCGATGTCCAGCTGAAACAGCTTTTCAGTTATTGTGGGACTGTTGTTGATTGTAGTATCACGGACTTGAAGCACTTAGCTTTCATTGAATACTCAAAGCCTGAAGAAGCCATTGCagctttgcaattgaacaatatTGATGTTGGTGGACGCCCGCTCAATGTTGAAATGGCAAAGTCCCTGCCTCAGAAACCAGCTACTTTGAATACAGCTATGAATCAGTCATCCCTGCCCATGGTGATGCAACAAGCAGTCGCAATGCAACAGATGCAGTTCCAGCAGGCTCTGCTCATGCAACAAACTATGAACTCGCAGCAGGCTGCTAACCGAGCTGCAACCATGAAGTCAGCAACAGACATGGCAGCTGCCAGAGCTGCTGAGATAAGTAAGAAGTTAAAAGCTGATGGAGTCGGAGTTGAACCAGAAGAAGTCCGTAAGTCCAG GTCCCCAACCAAGTCTAGACCAAGATCTAAGTCGAGGTCAAGATCTCCTGTCAAGTATCGTCGCAGCCGAAGGTCTCGCTCCATTTCACCCCTACCCCGTCATGCAAGAGATCGGAGATTTAGGTCACCATTGAGATCTCGTAATCACTATATCAGTGACCGTAGGTCACATAGAGATCCAAGGGATTACCATGACAGAATTGGAAAATGGGAAACTGATCGATCACGTGACCGTTATTCGTCTGGTTCTAGACGAAACAAGAGCAGGAGCCGGAGTCCGTTGAAAAAATCTACCAAGGGTGGTTCAGCCTCACCAAGACGCCGTAAGGAAAGTGCAAGCCCTGTCCGAAAGGAGAGATCGCGGGACCGTTATTCCTCTGCTTCTCGGAGAAACAAGAGCAAGAGCAGAAGTCCATCAAAGAAAGCTGCAAGAGGTGGTTCGACCTCCCCAAAACTCCGCAAGGAAAGTTTAAGCCCTACAAGGAGCCCAGCAAAAGAGTCTTCGAAGGATGGTTCAGTCTCACCATTACAACATGAGGAAATCTCAAGTCCTGTAAGAAGTAGTGGGAGCCCACCAAAAAATTTGTCTCAGGGTGGCTCGGCATCTCCAACACCTCGTAAGGAAAGCTTAAGCCCTGTCCGAAAAGAGAGATCACGTGACCGTCATTCTTCAAGGAGACACAGAAGCAAGAGCCGGAGTCCAACAAAAAAATCCTCACGGGGTGGTTCAGTCTCACCAAAACGACGAAGAGAGAGTGTAAGCCCTCCCCGAACAAGGAAAAGAGAATCCAGGGCAACTTCAAGGTCGCCAACACGTCACCGTGGAAGTAGGGCATCCCCAAGACATACCCGGGATAGCAACCCAGACTATAAGAGGCGCTCCAGGTCTAAATCTGCCGAGCCAGGGTCTAATTTGGATAGTAAAAAAGCTAGCAGTAGATCTGAGAAGTCAAAACACAGCAGAAGGAAACATGAGAGAACCGAAGATACTAGCAGTAGATCTGAGAAGTCAAAACACAGCAGAAGGAAACCTGAGAGCATCCAAGATGCTAGTGAGGAACTAGATTTAAATGATGGATGA
- the LOC113296690 gene encoding serine/arginine repetitive matrix protein 2-like isoform X2, whose amino-acid sequence MVHAECNGRPIMGSPFPVFFSAGGGSTGGLLGMQPVSNNTGSYPNMVNQTMPNMPNYSGSVSGAYSGLLGMIPGVVPGASGGVILPGVGASLGEMCRDYLNGRCLKTDCKFLHPPHNILMTALAATTSMGQLSQVPMAPSAAAMAAAQAIVAAKALEAHAAQIQAQQAHLAKDTPDSPGKAQRAAEVLKKTLQVSNLNPQITDVQLKQLFSYCGTVVDCSITDLKHLAFIEYSKPEEAIAALQLNNIDVGGRPLNVEMAKSLPQKPATLNTAMNQSSLPMVMQQAVAMQQMQFQQALLMQQTMNSQQAANRAATMKSATDMAAARAAEISKKLKADGVGVEPEEVRKSRSPTKSRPRSKSRSRSPVKYRRSRRSRSISPLPRHARDRRFRSPLRSRNHYISDRRSHRDPRDYHDRIGKWETDRSRDRYSSGSRRNKSRSRSPLKKSTKGGSASPRRRKESASPVRKERSRDRYSSASRRNKSKSRSPSKKAARGGSTSPKLRKESLSPTRSPAKESSKDGSVSPLQHEEISSPVRSSGSPPKNLSQGGSASPTPRKESLSPVRKERSRDRHSSRRHRSKSRSPTKKSSRGGSVSPKRRRESVSPPRTRKRESRATSRSPTRHRGSRASPRHTRDSNPDYKRRSRSKSAEPGSNLDSKKASSRSEKSKHSRRKHERTEDTSSRSEKSKHSRRKPESIQDASEELDLNDG is encoded by the exons ATGGTTCATGCTGAGTGTAATGGGAGACCTATCATGGGAAGTCCATTTCCCGTGTTCTTTAGTGCTGGAGGAGGTTCTACTGGAGGGTTGTTGGGTATGCAACCTGTATCTAATAATACAGGCtcatatccaaatatggttaacCAAACTATGCCCAACATGCCAAACTATTCGGGTTCTGTTTCGGGAGCCTATTCTGGATTACTTGGGATGATTCCTGGCGTTGTTCCTGGTGCTTCTGGTGGGGTGATTTTGCCTGGTGTGGGTGCATCACTGGGTGAGATGTGTAGAGATTATTTGAATGGTCGGTGTTTGAAAACAGATTGCAAGTTTCTGCATCCACCACATAATATATTGATGACTGCGTTGGCTGCAACAACTAGTATGGGACAGTTAAGTCAGGTTCCAATGGCACCCTCTGCAGCCGCGATGGCTGCTGCTCAAGCTATTGTTGCTGCAAAGGCACTTGAAGCTCATGCTGCTCAAATTCAGGCACAGCAAGCTCACTTGGCGAAAGACACTCCTG ATTCACCAGGCAAAGCGCAAAGGGCAGCTGAGGTGCTGAAGAAAACCTTACAAGTCAGTAACCTAAACCCGCAGATAACCGATGTCCAGCTGAAACAGCTTTTCAGTTATTGTGGGACTGTTGTTGATTGTAGTATCACGGACTTGAAGCACTTAGCTTTCATTGAATACTCAAAGCCTGAAGAAGCCATTGCagctttgcaattgaacaatatTGATGTTGGTGGACGCCCGCTCAATGTTGAAATGGCAAAGTCCCTGCCTCAGAAACCAGCTACTTTGAATACAGCTATGAATCAGTCATCCCTGCCCATGGTGATGCAACAAGCAGTCGCAATGCAACAGATGCAGTTCCAGCAGGCTCTGCTCATGCAACAAACTATGAACTCGCAGCAGGCTGCTAACCGAGCTGCAACCATGAAGTCAGCAACAGACATGGCAGCTGCCAGAGCTGCTGAGATAAGTAAGAAGTTAAAAGCTGATGGAGTCGGAGTTGAACCAGAAGAAGTCCGTAAGTCCAG GTCCCCAACCAAGTCTAGACCAAGATCTAAGTCGAGGTCAAGATCTCCTGTCAAGTATCGTCGCAGCCGAAGGTCTCGCTCCATTTCACCCCTACCCCGTCATGCAAGAGATCGGAGATTTAGGTCACCATTGAGATCTCGTAATCACTATATCAGTGACCGTAGGTCACATAGAGATCCAAGGGATTACCATGACAGAATTGGAAAATGGGAAACTGATCGATCACGTGACCGTTATTCGTCTGGTTCTAGACGAAACAAGAGCAGGAGCCGGAGTCCGTTGAAAAAATCTACCAAGGGTGGTTCAGCCTCACCAAGACGCCGTAAGGAAAGTGCAAGCCCTGTCCGAAAGGAGAGATCGCGGGACCGTTATTCCTCTGCTTCTCGGAGAAACAAGAGCAAGAGCAGAAGTCCATCAAAGAAAGCTGCAAGAGGTGGTTCGACCTCCCCAAAACTCCGCAAGGAAAGTTTAAGCCCTACAAGGAGCCCAGCAAAAGAGTCTTCGAAGGATGGTTCAGTCTCACCATTACAACATGAGGAAATCTCAAGTCCTGTAAGAAGTAGTGGGAGCCCACCAAAAAATTTGTCTCAGGGTGGCTCGGCATCTCCAACACCTCGTAAGGAAAGCTTAAGCCCTGTCCGAAAAGAGAGATCACGTGACCGTCATTCTTCAAGGAGACACAGAAGCAAGAGCCGGAGTCCAACAAAAAAATCCTCACGGGGTGGTTCAGTCTCACCAAAACGACGAAGAGAGAGTGTAAGCCCTCCCCGAACAAGGAAAAGAGAATCCAGGGCAACTTCAAGGTCGCCAACACGTCACCGTGGAAGTAGGGCATCCCCAAGACATACCCGGGATAGCAACCCAGACTATAAGAGGCGCTCCAGGTCTAAATCTGCCGAGCCAGGGTCTAATTTGGATAGTAAAAAAGCTAGCAGTAGATCTGAGAAGTCAAAACACAGCAGAAGGAAACATGAGAGAACCGAAGATACTAGCAGTAGATCTGAGAAGTCAAAACACAGCAGAAGGAAACCTGAGAGCATCCAAGATGCTAGTGAGGAACTAGATTTAAATGATGGATGA